Proteins from a single region of Polaromonas sp. JS666:
- a CDS encoding MFS transporter, protein MQAHYGPHYRWLLLLSVMVGTMASIMSSTIVNVAIPDLSQHFALGQDRAQWVSSGFMVAMTASMLTTPWLLARYGYRRTYVDTMVLLLAGGIVGGFSSSFALVLSARVAEGLAAGVVQPIPAIIIMRAFAPHEQGRASGIFGMGVVLAPAIGPSIGGVLVDLFGWRSIFFMVVPFCLASLWLAYRKGATLDWRGLLLGSAGTLCLLNGMVALHGGAPLEAALLLGAAVLALVVFIVWQRRLANTGREPLMNLALFGYRQFARGSIVAFIYGTALFGSTYLLPVYMQLGLGLSASYVGSILLPSGFVLAVTIALVGRLADRHPTYLLVSIGLALLALSFALMLTVTLSTGIGVLVAWAILGRIGLGFILPSLNLGSLRALGKNLISQGSSTISFVRMLGGAIGVSLCGIVLEWRLSAHGDSLAQTTSSPARLAAFNESFMLLAALCALALAAAWQVRDAPAAAPGSPKG, encoded by the coding sequence ATGCAGGCGCACTACGGCCCGCATTATCGCTGGCTCCTGCTGCTGTCGGTCATGGTGGGAACGATGGCGTCCATCATGTCCTCGACCATCGTCAACGTGGCCATTCCCGACTTAAGCCAGCACTTCGCGCTCGGCCAGGACCGCGCCCAATGGGTCTCCTCCGGCTTTATGGTGGCGATGACGGCTTCCATGCTGACCACACCCTGGCTGCTGGCGCGTTACGGCTACCGCCGCACTTATGTGGACACCATGGTCCTGCTGCTGGCTGGCGGCATCGTTGGCGGATTCTCCAGCAGCTTCGCCCTGGTGCTGTCTGCACGCGTGGCCGAAGGGCTGGCGGCCGGCGTGGTACAGCCGATTCCAGCCATCATCATCATGCGCGCCTTTGCACCGCACGAACAAGGGCGAGCCAGCGGCATCTTTGGCATGGGCGTGGTGCTGGCGCCCGCCATCGGACCCAGTATCGGCGGCGTGCTGGTCGATCTGTTTGGCTGGCGTTCGATTTTTTTCATGGTCGTGCCCTTTTGCCTGGCCTCGCTGTGGCTGGCCTACCGCAAAGGCGCGACGCTGGACTGGCGCGGCCTGCTGCTGGGCAGCGCCGGTACCTTGTGCCTGCTCAACGGCATGGTGGCACTGCACGGCGGCGCACCGCTTGAAGCCGCCCTGCTGCTGGGCGCGGCCGTACTGGCGCTGGTCGTTTTTATTGTCTGGCAGCGGCGCCTGGCCAACACCGGCCGGGAACCCTTGATGAACCTGGCGCTGTTTGGCTACCGCCAGTTCGCCAGGGGCAGCATCGTCGCCTTTATTTACGGCACTGCGCTGTTTGGCTCGACCTACCTGCTGCCGGTTTACATGCAGCTGGGGCTGGGTTTGTCAGCCTCGTATGTCGGCAGCATCTTGTTGCCGTCCGGTTTTGTGCTGGCCGTCACAATTGCGCTGGTTGGCCGTCTGGCCGACCGCCATCCCACCTACCTGCTGGTCAGCATCGGACTGGCCTTGCTGGCCCTGTCTTTTGCCCTGATGCTGACGGTGACCCTGAGCACCGGGATAGGGGTATTGGTGGCCTGGGCCATATTGGGGCGCATCGGGCTCGGTTTCATTTTGCCTTCGCTCAACCTCGGCTCGCTGCGGGCGCTGGGCAAAAACCTGATTTCGCAGGGCTCCAGCACGATCAGTTTTGTGCGCATGCTGGGCGGCGCGATTGGCGTCAGCCTGTGCGGCATCGTGCTCGAATGGCGGCTGAGCGCGCATGGTGATTCGCTGGCGCAAACTACCAGCAGCCCGGCACGGCTTGCGGCCTTCAACGAGTCTTTCATGCTGCTGGCGGCACTGTGTGCGCTGGCGCTGGCGGCAGCATGGCAGGTTCGCGACGCCCCTGCGGCTGCACCCGGCAGTCCAAAAGGCTGA
- a CDS encoding alcohol dehydrogenase — protein MNYRCAHRWAFPTWGAALSEHTDELAAPSGHEVSIRVTHCGMCHSDLHIQAGGFDMGGGKLTSLERAGATLPLTMGHEIGGEVVEIGPEVTGLALGDKVIVYPWLGCGQCAVCLRGDDHLCPRAARNLGIQLPGGYADMVRVPHSRYLVPIGTLEPARAATFACAGITAYGAIRKLNPMTAEDHVAIIGCGGVGMTAVALLSATSKARIVAIDPDPAKREAALRYGAVLAFDPNEAGALRTIGKACNNDIAGVVDFVGAESTSSLAVNLVRRTGQVVIVGLFGGEFRMPLPMFAIKSLQITGSYVAGLEDLRELVALAQRVDLPQIPLELRPMASVNQALDDLAHGRVIGRVVLQP, from the coding sequence ATGAATTACCGCTGCGCCCATCGCTGGGCCTTTCCAACTTGGGGCGCTGCCCTGAGCGAACACACCGACGAGCTGGCCGCGCCCAGCGGGCACGAGGTCAGCATCCGTGTCACGCACTGCGGCATGTGCCACTCCGACCTGCACATCCAGGCCGGAGGCTTTGACATGGGCGGGGGCAAGCTCACCTCGCTGGAGCGCGCCGGGGCCACGCTGCCGCTGACCATGGGTCATGAAATCGGCGGCGAGGTGGTGGAAATCGGGCCCGAGGTCACCGGTTTGGCGCTGGGCGACAAGGTCATTGTCTACCCCTGGCTGGGTTGCGGCCAGTGTGCCGTGTGCCTGCGCGGCGACGACCACCTGTGCCCGCGCGCCGCGCGCAATCTCGGCATCCAGTTACCGGGCGGTTATGCGGACATGGTGCGCGTGCCGCACAGCCGTTACCTGGTGCCGATCGGCACGCTGGAGCCGGCCCGTGCCGCCACCTTTGCCTGCGCCGGTATCACGGCTTACGGCGCCATCCGCAAGCTCAACCCGATGACGGCCGAGGACCATGTGGCCATCATCGGCTGTGGCGGGGTGGGCATGACCGCAGTGGCACTGCTGTCGGCCACTTCCAAGGCCCGCATCGTCGCCATCGACCCCGACCCGGCCAAGCGCGAAGCCGCCCTGCGTTACGGCGCCGTGCTGGCTTTTGACCCGAATGAAGCCGGCGCACTGCGCACCATCGGCAAGGCCTGTAACAACGACATCGCAGGCGTGGTGGATTTTGTCGGCGCTGAGTCCACATCGTCGCTGGCCGTCAATCTGGTGCGCCGCACCGGGCAGGTGGTGATCGTCGGCTTGTTCGGCGGCGAGTTCCGCATGCCGCTACCCATGTTCGCGATCAAGTCGCTGCAGATCACCGGCTCCTATGTGGCCGGCCTGGAAGACTTGCGTGAGCTGGTGGCGCTGGCGCAGCGGGTGGACCTGCCGCAGATTCCGCTGGAGTTGCGGCCGATGGCCAGCGTCAACCAGGCGCTGGACGACCTGGCGCACGGGCGGGTTATTGGGCGCGTGGTGCTGCAGCCTTGA
- a CDS encoding glucose 1-dehydrogenase, translated as MKRVQDKVILVTGGAMGMGKSHSELLASQGAWVFVGDMDAAGGQATVDGIRKTGGKADFLSLNVTQEADWSAAYAQIIEKAGRIDVLVNNAGILVLKPVQDTTNEEWDRVFNVNVRGLFLGTRAVIPLMQKNGGCNIINISSIYGLVGAPGASAYEASKGAVHLFTKSCAVDLAPFNIRVNSVHPGVIETEMTKDLLADPAIRPALLGPTLLGRAAQPIEVSQAVLFLASDESSFVHGAELVVDGGYTAN; from the coding sequence ATGAAACGCGTACAAGACAAAGTCATTCTCGTCACCGGCGGTGCCATGGGCATGGGCAAATCGCACAGCGAGCTGCTGGCCAGCCAGGGCGCCTGGGTGTTCGTCGGCGATATGGATGCCGCCGGGGGCCAGGCCACGGTGGACGGCATTCGCAAAACCGGGGGCAAGGCCGATTTTCTGTCGCTCAACGTGACGCAGGAGGCCGACTGGAGCGCCGCCTATGCCCAGATCATCGAGAAGGCCGGACGCATCGACGTGCTGGTCAATAACGCCGGCATTCTGGTCTTGAAACCGGTGCAAGACACCACCAACGAGGAATGGGATCGGGTGTTCAACGTCAACGTGCGTGGCCTCTTCCTGGGCACCCGGGCGGTGATCCCGCTGATGCAGAAAAACGGCGGCTGCAACATCATCAACATCTCCTCGATCTACGGCCTGGTTGGCGCCCCTGGCGCCAGCGCCTATGAGGCCTCCAAAGGGGCGGTGCACCTGTTCACCAAGTCCTGCGCGGTCGACCTGGCGCCCTTCAACATCCGTGTCAACTCGGTTCATCCGGGCGTCATCGAGACCGAGATGACGAAGGACTTGCTGGCCGATCCGGCCATTCGCCCGGCCCTGCTCGGCCCCACCCTGCTCGGACGGGCGGCCCAGCCGATCGAGGTGTCGCAGGCGGTGCTGTTCCTGGCGTCGGACGAATCGTCCTTCGTGCATGGCGCCGAGCTGGTGGTCGATGGCGGTTACACCGCCAACTGA